One region of Streptomyces sp. CG4 genomic DNA includes:
- a CDS encoding SpoIIE family protein phosphatase codes for MGTTDSSRAVAGRSVADLAAPPSGLLDLLSVAAVVLNADGQVVFWSPKAEELFGYTAAEALGQSAARLTVHEEHRDEVTQLFTEVMESGTDWAGAFPIRHKDGSTRLVEFRNMRLLDDLGDVYALGLAADQAAVERVERDAALAVRLVSQSPVGLAILDSDLRYVAVNPALERITGQSAAERLGRPVGEILTFLDTDPEARLRRVLETGESVVDRDIVCRPPGDPEHEHAWSVSYYRLEDSGGRVLGLAYSVIDVTERHRAAAEAARARQRLALIAQASACVGSTLDLETTARELADVVVPVLADVAAVDVLDSALDGRTAPDEGPARFRALAVSAAHSTEAARAADPLGGLATYDSDRLITRCVRTRQPVLVPHTTRRDLERIARHGEAASLLATAGVHSYLAVPLMARGQVLGALDLARTRNPAPFDDDDVVLALELAARAAVCIDNARGYQAQRRAALTLQRSMLPQLTSHLPGLEVACRYQPAGATIEIGGDWYDAIPLQADKTALVVGDVMGSGINAAATMGQLRSAARAFAELDLSPAEAMYHLGHLTEGVEQAITTCIYCVYDPHRSQCRICLAGHLPPALLRVGQAPQLLDLPTGAPLGVGGVPFEAATIAFRPGDELVLYTDGLVETRSEPIDARLDTLLDALAATRGHDLEETCDRVLEILRPPGGEDDVALLIARSQP; via the coding sequence ATGGGCACGACGGACTCCTCCCGAGCAGTCGCCGGCCGGTCGGTGGCCGATCTCGCCGCGCCGCCCAGTGGCCTGCTTGATCTGCTCAGTGTCGCTGCGGTGGTGCTCAACGCGGACGGCCAGGTGGTCTTCTGGAGTCCCAAGGCCGAGGAACTGTTCGGCTACACCGCCGCGGAGGCGCTGGGTCAGTCCGCAGCTCGGCTGACGGTCCACGAGGAGCATCGCGACGAGGTGACCCAGCTGTTCACCGAGGTCATGGAATCCGGCACCGATTGGGCCGGGGCGTTCCCGATCCGGCACAAGGACGGCAGTACCCGCCTGGTGGAGTTCCGCAACATGCGGTTGCTGGACGATCTCGGTGACGTCTACGCCCTCGGACTTGCCGCGGATCAAGCCGCTGTGGAGCGGGTCGAGCGAGATGCCGCCCTGGCCGTGCGTCTGGTGTCCCAGTCCCCGGTCGGGCTCGCCATCCTGGACTCGGACCTGCGGTACGTGGCCGTGAATCCCGCCCTCGAACGCATCACCGGCCAGTCCGCCGCCGAGCGTCTTGGCCGACCGGTCGGCGAGATCCTGACCTTCCTGGACACCGACCCCGAGGCGCGTCTGCGCCGTGTCCTGGAGACGGGCGAGTCGGTCGTGGACCGGGACATCGTCTGCCGTCCCCCCGGCGACCCGGAGCACGAGCATGCCTGGTCCGTCTCGTACTACCGGCTGGAGGATTCCGGGGGGCGGGTGCTGGGCCTGGCCTATTCGGTCATCGACGTCACCGAACGTCACCGAGCCGCTGCCGAGGCGGCACGGGCCCGGCAACGGCTGGCACTGATCGCACAGGCCTCCGCCTGCGTGGGTTCCACCCTCGATCTGGAGACGACGGCGCGCGAGCTCGCCGACGTCGTCGTACCGGTCCTGGCCGATGTGGCCGCCGTGGACGTACTCGACAGCGCCCTGGACGGCCGGACCGCGCCGGACGAGGGACCGGCTCGCTTCCGCGCCCTTGCCGTGAGCGCGGCCCATTCCACCGAGGCAGCCCGCGCGGCCGACCCGCTCGGCGGACTCGCCACCTATGACAGCGACCGCCTCATCACCCGGTGTGTGCGCACCCGCCAACCGGTACTGGTGCCCCACACCACCCGTCGGGATCTGGAGCGCATCGCCCGCCATGGCGAGGCCGCCTCCCTCCTGGCGACGGCCGGCGTGCACTCCTACCTGGCCGTACCGCTGATGGCCCGGGGCCAAGTCCTCGGCGCCCTCGACCTCGCTCGCACCCGGAACCCCGCTCCCTTCGATGACGACGACGTGGTCCTCGCCCTGGAGTTGGCCGCCCGAGCCGCGGTCTGCATCGACAATGCCCGTGGATACCAGGCCCAGCGCCGTGCGGCCCTCACCCTCCAGCGCAGCATGCTCCCCCAGCTCACCTCGCACCTGCCGGGCTTGGAGGTCGCCTGCCGCTACCAGCCCGCCGGCGCCACGATCGAGATCGGCGGCGACTGGTACGACGCCATCCCTCTGCAGGCAGACAAGACCGCCCTGGTCGTCGGGGACGTCATGGGCAGCGGCATCAACGCCGCGGCCACCATGGGGCAACTCCGCAGCGCTGCCCGCGCCTTCGCCGAACTCGATCTCTCCCCGGCCGAGGCCATGTATCACCTCGGCCACTTGACCGAAGGAGTCGAGCAGGCCATCACCACCTGCATCTACTGCGTCTACGACCCGCACCGGAGCCAGTGCCGGATATGCCTCGCCGGACACCTGCCCCCGGCCCTGCTGCGGGTCGGCCAAGCGCCGCAGCTTCTCGACCTCCCGACCGGCGCACCGCTGGGCGTCGGCGGGGTCCCCTTCGAGGCCGCCACCATCGCCTTCCGACCCGGCGACGAGCTGGTTCTCTACACCGATGGCCTGGTCGAAACGCGAAGCGAACCCATCGACGCCCGCCTCGACACCCTGCTCGACGCCCTCGCGGCGACACGCGGACATGACCTGGAAGAGACCTGTGACCGCGTCCTGGAGATTCTCCGGCCGCCCGGTGGTGAGGACGACGTCGCCCTGCTCATCGCCCGGTCTCAGCCCTGA